The genomic segment GCAAAATATATTATTGAGATGATGATTGCCCTGCGCGGCGATGAAAAAAAGGCGGCAGAATTCCCTGTCTGCTATCCTTTTCTTGAGCCAATCAGCCCTCTGCGCTTCCCATTCAACGGGGTGGACATTCTGTTCGAGACCGCAAGGCTCAACCTTCCCGTGCCAGTCGGGCCGATGGCTCAAATGGGTCTTTCGGCACCGGCGACAGTAGCGGGGACATTGGCGCAGGAAAATGCTGAGATACTGGCAGGCATCTGCATAACACAACTTATTAAGCCCGGAACGCCAGTATGCTATGGAGGCATTTGTCATGCATTCGACATGAGAACAACACAGCTTATTTTCTCGGGTCCGGAACAAGCAATTTTCGGGGTGGCAATGACACAAATAGGGAAGCACTACGGCTTGCCGGTATACATTAACGTCGGCCTAACAGATTCGAAACGCGCAGATGCCCAAGCAGGGCTAGAGGTTGGAATCACATTGGCTTTGGGAGCCGCCGCAGGAGCGGATATTTTTGGCCACATGGGAATCTCAGGGGTGGACCAGGCATCATCGCTGGACATTCTTGTCCTGCAAGACGAAATTATCTCTTATGTAGAAAGCATAATGCGAGAAATTGATTTTTCGGACGATGCGCTTGGGCTGAAAGAAATAGAAGAAGTTGGACCCGGGGGAATATTTATAGACCGCCCACACACTGTGGAACATTTCCGACGCGAGCTTTGGTTCCCTCGCTTGCTTGACCGAAATTACTACCAAGCATGGCTCGAAAGTGGTGCACTCAGCACGGAAGAAAAGTGCCGCCATCTAAAAGAGGAAATACTCAGCACCCACACGCCTGAGCCACTGCCACCCAAGCTTGAGCAAATATTTGAGGAGATACTGCTGGAAGCCAGAAGTCTGAAAGCCTGAGGGGATGGCCTATTCGTTGGGCAAACCGGATAATTAAAATATTTCCATTTCGCCACCGCTACAGCTTTGTATGGTATAGCCGCGAAAACGCGCTACCTGCGGCAAGCAAAATGATAAATCGCTATGGCTTCTTCAAGTTTACTACCTAACAACAAGTGGATTGGTCCATGCGCGATTTCCCTGAAAATCAACGATTTCTACGCGAAGATACCGCCAGCTATCGCGCAAAGGAATTTCTGCGTTGGTAATTGGCCCCTCGCCGTCGCTGTAGATGCTTAAGCCGTGTGACCTCTGGGCAATGAAATGTACCTCGGAGGCTGGCGAGCACTTTACAATCACCTTTCCATCGCAAACCCGAGCATCTTCTATGATAGGACCGCATGAGGAATAGAAGCATCCTGTACGAAGTGCTTCCATAACAGCCTCGGCAGTAAGATTCTCAGCCTTGAACCACGTCCAGCCCATAAAGATGTCCCTGCCTCGGTGTGCATCGTCAACAGCTACTGCAGGAAGGATAATCCCGGCGTCGAGCAAGTCATCCCACTGAACAGAGCTGAACCCTTTGCCGATTTTTGTGCATGTAGCATTATAGACCTCCAAGGCGATTGCCCCGCTAATCTTCATTAGGTGGTTTATATTGTGGCCGCACCAATATGGATGGCAGATAATCGCCTCTCCGCCCGCCTCGCGCGCCATTTTTATCCGAGCATTTGGATTAGGTTCATTTAAGCAATCAAAACCATATGGAACGTTTAAGAAAACGAAGTGATACGGGTCAGCACCTGGACAATTCGGATGTGTCTCCGTTCCAGAGATAACGAGAAACTCATCCGTCGAAAGAGCTGAGACATCGTTCGTTCGGTCGTGGTCGGTGATAGCAAGGATGGAGTACCCTTTCTCGTGGTACTGTTGGATGCGCTCCTGCACGCTAAACCCCCCGTCCGACGTGGTTGTGTGGGTGTGCAAGTTGGCTTTATACCAATTTCCACTGCTTTCGAAAGGATTTACAAATGGCGATGTTGCACTCACGGTACTACCTCACAACAATTTCATATACCTTGTTAAGTAATCAAAACTCCTCATTAGGACAGCCTCCTAGAATATGCTTGAGCATATCTTCCCAGGCGGCATGTCATCATGAATGCAAGGTTATATTTACTTGCTAACCTCGGCACTTTCTCGCTATCCATTATTGCACGCATTGCCAATCTCTGCCAAGCAGTGCAGGCGCCTTCTGACTGCCAATGTTTGGATGCAAATAAAATCGGGCAGTGCGCAAAAAGCACTGCCCGCTCTAAATCCTTGAGCAGTAAAAATCTAGCGATATCCTGGGGGCGGGCCTTCCCCGGGAGCGGCCCCTGGCGGCGGGCCTTCGCCCGTTCCGCTAGTCTCCGTGCCACTTGGCTTTGGCTTGGGAGCCAAACGCAGTCTGTTGTCTACAAAGAAGCTCCACTGCTCGGTAGTCTTGTTTCCACTCCAGTCTTCAAGCGAAAGAGTAACAATATGGCGGCCATCTTTAAGAGGAGTGATTGGCTGCTGTCTAACTGTTTTATACCAAATTATGCCTCGCTCTGCCGCAAACTTATAATCAACAGCTTCTCCATCAAGCAACATTGAAATGCTCTTTGGGTTTATCCCGCTACCAGGGTCGGTAACGAGAGCGGCAAACTCCACGGGCGGCATTCCGGGCAGAACGCTGTCTCGCGAAGGTTTCACGGCTTCGACCACCGGCGGTGTGCTGTCAGGGGCGTCAGCGCGGAATGCGTTGAGAGACCCATCATCCCCCACGACATAGAGTGTTCCATCGCAAACGGCCGGCGCCGCGGTTATATTCACCTGTATAAGCGAGCCGGCTTCCGAGATGGTTGGTCCCAAAATGTACTTCCACTTGATTTCGCCCGTGGTTCCGTCAATCGCCGCCAAAACGCCTTTCCTCCCGCCAACTATCACGGTGTTTCCAGCCACTATAGGAGACCCATAAATGGGGGCACCTAGGTCGGGAGGAGCACTCCATTTAAATTTGCCAGCCGACGTGAGCGCGTAGACTTTGCCGTCCCTGCATCCAACATAAATGGTTCCGTTTGCAAATGCAGGAACTGTCGAAATATCTGTGGGGAGGTTGACCGCCCACCTCAAGCGTCCGCTTTGCGCCTGGAAAGCATGGAGGATTACACCGCCGCCAACATATACAGTGTTTTCGGCTACGACAGGCGTTGAATTTCTGGTTGCACTGCCTATCCTAACCGACCATTTGAGCTTGCCGCTGGCAGTATAAGCGGCGTACAGAACCATGTCATTTGATACAAAATAAACCAACCCTTCTGCCACTGCTGGCGAGCATAGAACATCATCGCCCGTACGAAAGCCACCTGGCCATTTCAGTGCGCCGGTAGCCGCATCCAAAGCATAAAGGTTGTTGTCAGTTGCCCCAATGTAGATAACACCATCAACAAGAACGGGAGATGAAACAATGCCTCCTTTTGTGCGGAACGTCCACTTCAGAGTGCCGGTTTCTTTGTCAATGGCATAAAGATTTCCATCCCCAGCGGCGAAGTAGACTAAATCATCACCTATCAGCGGAGATGTCTTTATGCTGGCGGTTAGGCTCTCCTCAGGATATCTCCATTTGAGCGAACCGGTTTCCACATTTACAGCGTATATTCTTCCATTCGAACAGAAATAGGCAACTCCGTCGGCAATTGCAGGCGAAGACGGATTTTCAAGAAACCTCTCCGTTACATGGCGCCAGGCGAGCTTGAGCGGGAATGTAAGCTGTTCTTCGGTATATCCTGTATGCGCCGCGTTACCTTTGAACATTGGCCACTTCGCACCAGAGCTTGGGAAAGATGGCGCAAGATTTTCTGTTTGCACATCGGTTGAACCAGGCAAACCATTGTTGCCATTTTCGGCCGGAGGCTTTGGCAAAACCTCTTTTGCTTCATCGGCAGGGGGCTTCTGCTTGGGCACGGGTGGCGGAGGAGGCGGCGGCATGGGCGGCAGTGCCTCATCAGCCCCAACGCCTTGTTCAGGGGGAAGTGGCGGGAGCGGCGGTGGTGAGTTATCCTGTGCAAAGGCTACAGCCATGGATAAAAGAGCAAATAAGGTTATAACGCAGACGATTAGCCTTCTGGGCATCGTCATCCTCCTTCAAAAAAACAGTCCGAAAGAAGTATAACGCATACGGTGCTTAGCGTCAACCACCAGTGGGTCTATCGACGGCAAGCTATCATACAATTTCACTGACGTAGTTAAAGCGATGGCTTGTTCCATTTTCCCAAAAAAGAAAGCCGGGATTAACCCGGCTTTCCTAAGAAACCTATTTTGTTGATTCTGCACTAGGGAATCTGGTCTTCTAGGACTGGCTTGTCCTTTCGGAGGCACTTTGCACAGCGCCAATCAATATTCATGTGTTCGTACATTGTCGGAACATTTCGCACAGGTGAGCCGCAAGCACCGCATCGAATTTTACTGCTGTAGCTTGTCGACGTGAAGTGGGTCTCCTGCGGTTCGGCACCCGTGCCTTCGTATTCCGTATTGGTCATAAACAGACCTCCGTGAATAAAGTTTGTTTTATTTATTATACCACTTTTCTCATTGAAAGGGGAACTCGAAGTGGCTCATCCAACTGGGAAAACGATTGGGTCTCCTTGGGAAATAGGCTATCCTCAATGGTTACTACATCAGCTCTACAGCGCTTTAACTCTCCGGAGCTGGGGCACAAGATTCGCGCTCTTTCAAGTAGCATGGAAGGATATTTTCCATTCGGAATTGGTCCGCGTTCCCTTGGATTTGAGCTACGACCAGCTTAGCCGCAAGGACGCCAATCTCATAAAGCGGCTGGTGAACGCTGGTGAGCTGAGGAATAGTCAATTCGGCGTAAGTATCGTCAAAGCCGATAAACGAGATATCCTCCGGTATTCTGAGGCCAGCCTGACGTGCGGCTTGCATTGCTCCAATTGCCATTGCGTCGTTTGCGGCAAAAACAGCCGTTGGTCTGGACTTCATTTCGAGAAACTTCTGCATAGCCTGGAAGCCAGATGCCCTAGTGTAGTCGCCCTCGGCTTTTAAATCAGGGTCTACTGGAATGCCTGCATCCCCAAGAGCATCTGCATAGCCCTTCACCCTCATTCGCGAGATTAGCGTGTGCATTGGCCCAGTTATCATAGCAATGCGCCTGTGTCCCAGCTTGATGAGATATTCGACGGCACCTCGGGCGCCTTTGAGATTGTCGGGCTCAACATAATAGAAACCGGTGGTCTCCATTCTTCTTTCGATAATCGCAAGAGGCACCCCGCGTTCTCGAAGAAAAGTTATGTGCTCTGGCAGTATTGGCGACGACATTACTATACCATCGGCTCGTCGTTCGAGAAGGATATCTATATATGCCCGCTCCTTCTCTATGCTGTCGTACGAGTTGCAGAGGATGACATTATATCCAAACTTTTGAGCTTGGTCCTCTACTGCCCTAGCAAGAGCGGGGCTTACTGGTCCTGCAATACTGGGAACGATGTGGCCAAGGAGTCCTGTCCGCCGCTTCTTTAAGCCGCGCGCAAGGGCATTATAGCGATATCCAAGATCGGCAATGGCACGCTCGACGCGAATTCTCGTTTCCTCCGAAACGGAATCCGCACCGTTGAGCACGCGAGATACGGTGGCGGTAGACACCCCAGCGAACTTTGCAACATCCTTGATAGTTGGCAGCACGGAAGATCACCTCTTCTCCTTCGAGGAGAATCTTTAAAAACCCTTCGAATGAAATTAGACTATTAGTGGCATACTACTCTTTTTGCTGAGGTTTGTCAAGCGAAGGCAATTATACCGCTGTCCACACCATCCCCAGCAGGAATTAGCTACTTCTTTTGCGAAGGGAAATAGACCACCTATGTTGAAACTTTACACGGCATCAAAAATATTTTGATACTTCGAGATTCGCAAAAGGAGCGATAATATGGGAAAGCTTGCTATAAATGGTGGAGCCAAAGTTCGGACTAAAGGGTGGCCGAGCTGGCCAGTTTTTGATGAAAGTGATGTCAACGCAGTTGCGGAGGTAGTCCGAAGTGGACACTGGGGCTGTCTCACTGGAAGCAAGGTCGCCGAGTTTGAGAAGAAATTTGCGGCGTTCCACGATGCCAAATATGGGGTATGCGTTACCAACGGCACGGCGGCGCTGGAGGTTGCACTCAGAGCAGTTGGAGTTAAGCCAGGGGACGAAGTTATCGTGCCGCCGTACACGTTCATTGCCTCCGCAAGCGCGGCGCTTCAAGTAAACGCGATACCCGTATTTGCTGACATTGACCCTGACACCTACAATCTCGACCCCAATAAGATTGAACCGGCGATAACAGAAAAAACAAAGGCTATAATTGCGGTTCACATTGGCGGCGGGCCAGCAGACATGGACGGCATAATGGCGGTCGCGAGAAAACATGGCCTTAAGGTTGTCGAGGACGCCGCCCAGGCTCATGGCGCGGCGTGGAAAGGGCGGAGAGTCGGAGCCATTGGCGACGCTGGAACGTTCAGCTTCCAAGCAAGCAAGAATCTGACGGCAGGTGAAGGCGGCATAGTAATTACAAATGACCCCGTGGTGTACTCTGCGGCATGGTCGCTTCACAACTGTGGACGCGTGCCGGAAGGGAAGTGGTATGAGCATCGCATCCTAGGCTGGAACATGCGCATGACGGAGTTTCAGGGGGCAATCCTACTTTCGCAAATGGAGCGGCTCGAAAAGCAGATGAAAATCCGCGAGGAAAACGCTCTCTATCTCGACTCAGAGCTATCAAAGATTGAGGGCATTCGACCGCTAAAACGAAACCAAAGGGTTACGGCTCACGCTTATCATCTCTATATTTTCCGCTATGATTCCGCAGGCTTCGGAGGCGTTCCGCGGG from the Armatimonadota bacterium genome contains:
- a CDS encoding trimethylamine methyltransferase family protein translates to MFAKVLTDDQIKRIHDVSLIILERVGIHLPHDEMLRRFADSGASVDFCNKRVYIPNELVAKSLEQAGKKFAIYGRDVSKEAAFGVGKRNYNSIAGEALWVDNLGESRRPATLADVGTASRFADALDNINIVGAMADPREIPSEYRCVEVMATMLRNTTKPIHFWFHDRLSAKYIIEMMIALRGDEKKAAEFPVCYPFLEPISPLRFPFNGVDILFETARLNLPVPVGPMAQMGLSAPATVAGTLAQENAEILAGICITQLIKPGTPVCYGGICHAFDMRTTQLIFSGPEQAIFGVAMTQIGKHYGLPVYINVGLTDSKRADAQAGLEVGITLALGAAAGADIFGHMGISGVDQASSLDILVLQDEIISYVESIMREIDFSDDALGLKEIEEVGPGGIFIDRPHTVEHFRRELWFPRLLDRNYYQAWLESGALSTEEKCRHLKEEILSTHTPEPLPPKLEQIFEEILLEARSLKA
- a CDS encoding CehA/McbA family metallohydrolase, translated to MSATSPFVNPFESSGNWYKANLHTHTTTSDGGFSVQERIQQYHEKGYSILAITDHDRTNDVSALSTDEFLVISGTETHPNCPGADPYHFVFLNVPYGFDCLNEPNPNARIKMAREAGGEAIICHPYWCGHNINHLMKISGAIALEVYNATCTKIGKGFSSVQWDDLLDAGIILPAVAVDDAHRGRDIFMGWTWFKAENLTAEAVMEALRTGCFYSSCGPIIEDARVCDGKVIVKCSPASEVHFIAQRSHGLSIYSDGEGPITNAEIPLRDSWRYLRVEIVDFQGNRAWTNPLVVR
- a CDS encoding PQQ-binding-like beta-propeller repeat protein, which codes for MPRRLIVCVITLFALLSMAVAFAQDNSPPPLPPLPPEQGVGADEALPPMPPPPPPPVPKQKPPADEAKEVLPKPPAENGNNGLPGSTDVQTENLAPSFPSSGAKWPMFKGNAAHTGYTEEQLTFPLKLAWRHVTERFLENPSSPAIADGVAYFCSNGRIYAVNVETGSLKWRYPEESLTASIKTSPLIGDDLVYFAAGDGNLYAIDKETGTLKWTFRTKGGIVSSPVLVDGVIYIGATDNNLYALDAATGALKWPGGFRTGDDVLCSPAVAEGLVYFVSNDMVLYAAYTASGKLKWSVRIGSATRNSTPVVAENTVYVGGGVILHAFQAQSGRLRWAVNLPTDISTVPAFANGTIYVGCRDGKVYALTSAGKFKWSAPPDLGAPIYGSPIVAGNTVIVGGRKGVLAAIDGTTGEIKWKYILGPTISEAGSLIQVNITAAPAVCDGTLYVVGDDGSLNAFRADAPDSTPPVVEAVKPSRDSVLPGMPPVEFAALVTDPGSGINPKSISMLLDGEAVDYKFAAERGIIWYKTVRQQPITPLKDGRHIVTLSLEDWSGNKTTEQWSFFVDNRLRLAPKPKPSGTETSGTGEGPPPGAAPGEGPPPGYR
- a CDS encoding LacI family transcriptional regulator: MLPTIKDVAKFAGVSTATVSRVLNGADSVSEETRIRVERAIADLGYRYNALARGLKKRRTGLLGHIVPSIAGPVSPALARAVEDQAQKFGYNVILCNSYDSIEKERAYIDILLERRADGIVMSSPILPEHITFLRERGVPLAIIERRMETTGFYYVEPDNLKGARGAVEYLIKLGHRRIAMITGPMHTLISRMRVKGYADALGDAGIPVDPDLKAEGDYTRASGFQAMQKFLEMKSRPTAVFAANDAMAIGAMQAARQAGLRIPEDISFIGFDDTYAELTIPQLTSVHQPLYEIGVLAAKLVVAQIQGNADQFRMENILPCYLKERESCAPAPES
- a CDS encoding DegT/DnrJ/EryC1/StrS family aminotransferase: MGKLAINGGAKVRTKGWPSWPVFDESDVNAVAEVVRSGHWGCLTGSKVAEFEKKFAAFHDAKYGVCVTNGTAALEVALRAVGVKPGDEVIVPPYTFIASASAALQVNAIPVFADIDPDTYNLDPNKIEPAITEKTKAIIAVHIGGGPADMDGIMAVARKHGLKVVEDAAQAHGAAWKGRRVGAIGDAGTFSFQASKNLTAGEGGIVITNDPVVYSAAWSLHNCGRVPEGKWYEHRILGWNMRMTEFQGAILLSQMERLEKQMKIREENALYLDSELSKIEGIRPLKRNQRVTAHAYHLYIFRYDSAGFGGVPRAKFLEALNAEGIPCSAGYVPLYKEQLFYVEPNGCPVGCAFYGREMDYSKVCCPIAENACANEAVWLTQNMLLGTKQDMDDIVGAIRKIKDNIGELIS